In the Clostridium sporogenes genome, one interval contains:
- a CDS encoding response regulator transcription factor: protein MFKVLVVEDDPALRKLFCTVLNKNGYKSIEAKDGNSALDVLYKEYIDLIISDIMMPNMDGYTLIKLIRESNDNVPILMITAKGTFSDKQEGFRVGTDDYMVKPIDVNEMILRVGALLRRSQIINERKIVIGETTFLYDFLSIKYNNKELVLPQKEFYLIYKLVSTPNKIFTRQQLMDEIWGIESETDPRTVDVHINRLRDRFKDNKDFNIITIRGLGYKVVKQ from the coding sequence ATGTTTAAAGTATTAGTAGTAGAAGATGACCCAGCTTTGCGCAAACTTTTTTGTACAGTACTTAATAAAAATGGATATAAATCCATTGAAGCTAAAGATGGAAATAGTGCATTAGATGTATTATATAAAGAATACATAGACTTAATTATTTCAGATATAATGATGCCAAATATGGATGGTTATACACTCATAAAATTAATAAGAGAGTCAAATGATAATGTGCCTATATTGATGATTACTGCAAAAGGAACATTTTCAGATAAACAAGAAGGTTTTAGAGTAGGTACGGACGATTATATGGTGAAACCTATTGATGTTAATGAAATGATTTTACGTGTAGGTGCCTTGCTTAGACGATCCCAAATAATCAATGAACGAAAAATTGTAATAGGTGAAACAACATTCTTATACGACTTTTTAAGTATTAAATATAATAATAAGGAGCTAGTATTACCTCAAAAAGAGTTTTATTTAATTTATAAGCTTGTATCCACACCTAATAAGATTTTCACACGACAACAATTAATGGATGAAATATGGGGCATAGAATCTGAAACAGATCCAAGGACAGTTGATGTTCATATAAATAGATTACGAGATCGGTTTAAAGACAATAAAGACTTCAATATTATTACAATTAGAGGATTAGGTTATAAGGTGGTTAAACAGTGA
- a CDS encoding GNAT family N-acetyltransferase, protein MLTISKVKKDEIYEVKEILSSVWADTYKYILSEDVINRVTNLWHDAKQLEKQCELKDTLFIVAKEDDQNILGLATANLIDDCTINLGRLYVKIEHQRSGIGSCLLNYIIKDFDSINKIQLEVAVGNSKAINFYAKNGFKERSLKNEEIENEHLELVLMEKYI, encoded by the coding sequence ATGCTTACTATAAGTAAGGTAAAAAAAGATGAAATATATGAGGTTAAAGAAATATTAAGTAGTGTATGGGCAGACACATATAAATATATTTTATCTGAAGACGTTATAAATAGAGTTACGAACCTATGGCATGATGCTAAACAATTAGAAAAACAATGTGAACTAAAAGATACTTTATTTATTGTTGCAAAAGAAGATGATCAAAATATTCTTGGCTTAGCTACTGCAAATTTAATTGATGATTGTACCATAAACTTAGGAAGATTGTATGTTAAAATAGAGCATCAACGTAGTGGCATTGGAAGTTGCTTATTGAATTATATAATTAAGGATTTTGATTCTATAAATAAAATTCAATTAGAAGTGGCAGTAGGAAACTCTAAAGCCATTAATTTTTATGCTAAAAATGGCTTTAAAGAAAGGTCATTAAAAAATGAAGAAATTGAAAATGAACATTTAGAACTGGTATTAATGGAAAAGTATATTTAG
- a CDS encoding UvrD-helicase domain-containing protein, with protein sequence MKLENRQNRIVKSKHLGYGLLRGSEGTGKTTTAIYRGIYLKNQYCMYDKDRVLILSKNEENLNYIKDIYSDAEKTGVQYITLFSHIEDKLYFSTIYKIINKYFGEYIVNNNLQCKIASEKEERVIIEECINDIKNEYKDLKYIDIKYSKFFLEEIQWMKDCMYYDLDEYKNADRIGRKTKKGEGPQRIIKNSKTREAVFKIMLLYNKRLKNKDLLDYSDVVSIALKEASNHKENKFNHIIVDEAQNFTKLELKFIEALGRKNIYSSILFVADKEKSSNPKGWITKGRKLNNLELGFEFKRFNLNSRIYSTVNGKVINSIEGKVSNNFKDNVENHEYVDKLNIKSSDGFIRNSHDFKAKNTNMENNNLENEILDKSSETQNQWHKDKVNYDMAKFEYIDIKHRRSYDFLKDLSGSEEIIIEDQGNKQEYKYDELAKIPVFNDIAAGEPILMNPSIEGEFNIPKHWVRRSNECFILKVKGDSMIGANIEDGDHVIIKRQQMAENRDIVAVNLDGSATLKRLLIKKSRAILMPENKKFKPIEVPEEGASIIGVAVGIIKAK encoded by the coding sequence ATGAAGCTAGAAAATAGACAAAATAGAATAGTTAAAAGTAAACATTTAGGATACGGATTATTAAGAGGATCAGAAGGTACTGGAAAAACTACCACAGCTATATATAGAGGTATTTATTTAAAAAATCAATATTGCATGTATGATAAAGATAGAGTATTGATTTTATCAAAGAATGAAGAAAATTTAAATTATATTAAGGATATATATTCTGATGCAGAAAAAACAGGAGTTCAATACATTACTTTGTTTTCACATATTGAAGACAAGCTATATTTTAGTACTATATATAAAATTATAAATAAGTATTTCGGAGAGTACATAGTAAATAACAATCTACAATGTAAAATAGCAAGTGAAAAAGAAGAGAGAGTTATAATTGAAGAATGTATAAATGATATAAAAAATGAATACAAAGATTTAAAATATATAGATATAAAATATAGTAAATTCTTTTTAGAAGAAATACAATGGATGAAAGATTGTATGTATTATGATTTAGATGAATATAAAAATGCAGATAGAATAGGTAGAAAGACAAAAAAAGGTGAAGGGCCTCAAAGAATTATAAAGAATTCGAAAACTAGAGAAGCAGTATTTAAAATTATGCTTTTATATAATAAAAGACTGAAAAATAAAGATTTGCTTGACTATAGTGATGTAGTATCTATAGCTTTAAAAGAAGCATCTAATCATAAAGAAAATAAATTTAATCACATAATAGTAGATGAGGCACAAAATTTTACTAAACTAGAATTAAAATTTATAGAAGCTTTAGGAAGAAAAAATATATATTCAAGTATACTATTTGTTGCAGATAAAGAAAAAAGTTCAAATCCTAAGGGTTGGATAACTAAAGGACGGAAATTAAATAATCTTGAATTAGGTTTTGAATTTAAGAGATTTAATCTAAATTCAAGAATATATAGCACTGTTAATGGAAAGGTAATTAATAGTATTGAGGGAAAAGTATCTAATAATTTTAAAGATAATGTAGAAAATCATGAGTATGTGGATAAACTTAATATAAAATCTTCAGATGGTTTTATAAGAAATTCGCATGACTTTAAAGCTAAAAACACTAACATGGAAAATAATAATTTGGAAAATGAAATATTAGATAAGAGTAGTGAAACTCAAAATCAATGGCACAAAGATAAGGTGAATTATGATATGGCCAAATTTGAATATATAGATATAAAGCATAGAAGATCTTATGATTTTTTAAAGGACTTAAGTGGCAGTGAAGAAATTATTATTGAGGATCAAGGCAATAAACAAGAATACAAATATGATGAGTTAGCAAAAATTCCAGTATTTAATGATATAGCAGCGGGAGAACCTATACTTATGAATCCTTCTATAGAAGGAGAATTTAATATTCCTAAACATTGGGTAAGAAGAAGCAATGAATGTTTTATATTAAAAGTAAAAGGTGACAGTATGATTGGGGCTAATATAGAAGACGGAGATCATGTAATAATAAAAAGACAACAAATGGCCGAAAATAGGGATATAGTAGCAGTTAATTTAGATGGCAGTGCAACACTTAAAAGATTATTAATAAAAAAATCAAGAGCAATACTTATGCCAGAAAACAAAAAATTTAAACCTATTGAGGTACCAGAAGAAGGCGCAAGTATCATAGGTGTAGCAGTAGGAATAATAAAAGCAAAATAA
- a CDS encoding branched-chain amino acid aminotransferase has protein sequence MSKEVNIDWGNLGFNYINTDLRYVSKWKDGKWNEGQLVEDSMISINESSTALHYGQQCFEGLKAYRTKDNKIQLFRPDKNAERMQDSCKRILMPEVPTEKFIDACVKVVKANEHYVPPYGSGATLYLRPFVIGVGENIGVKPASEYIFSIFCIPVGPYFKGGMVPVNFTVLGYDRAAPYGTGAVKVGGNYAGSLYPHELAVKKGFADCIYLDPATHTKIEEVGAANFFGITKDNKFITPKSPSILPSITKYSLLHIAKEYLNMEVEERDVLIDNLDEFKEAGACGTAAVITPIGGIEYKGKLHVFHSETEVGPITKKLYDTLYGIQFGDVEAPRGWIVEVK, from the coding sequence ATGAGCAAGGAAGTAAATATTGATTGGGGAAATCTAGGGTTTAATTATATAAACACAGATTTACGTTATGTCTCAAAATGGAAAGATGGAAAATGGAATGAAGGTCAATTAGTTGAAGATAGTATGATTAGTATAAATGAATCCTCAACTGCTCTTCATTATGGTCAGCAATGTTTTGAAGGTTTAAAAGCTTATCGTACAAAAGATAATAAAATTCAACTTTTTAGACCAGATAAAAATGCAGAACGTATGCAGGATAGTTGTAAACGTATTTTAATGCCAGAAGTTCCAACAGAAAAATTTATAGATGCATGTGTTAAAGTTGTTAAAGCAAATGAGCATTATGTTCCACCCTATGGTAGTGGGGCAACTCTTTATCTTAGACCTTTTGTAATAGGGGTTGGAGAAAATATTGGTGTTAAACCGGCTTCTGAGTATATATTTTCTATATTCTGTATACCAGTAGGACCTTATTTTAAAGGTGGCATGGTGCCAGTAAACTTTACAGTATTAGGTTATGATAGAGCAGCTCCATACGGAACTGGTGCAGTAAAGGTTGGTGGTAACTATGCAGGAAGTCTTTATCCGCATGAATTAGCTGTGAAAAAAGGATTTGCAGATTGTATTTATCTTGACCCAGCTACTCACACTAAAATAGAAGAGGTTGGAGCAGCCAACTTCTTTGGAATAACAAAGGATAATAAATTTATTACTCCAAAATCTCCATCAATTCTTCCAAGTATAACTAAGTATTCCCTTCTTCATATTGCAAAAGAATATTTAAATATGGAAGTGGAAGAAAGAGATGTTTTAATTGACAATTTAGATGAATTTAAAGAAGCTGGTGCTTGTGGAACTGCTGCAGTAATAACACCAATTGGTGGAATAGAATACAAAGGAAAATTACATGTATTCCATAGTGAAACAGAAGTAGGACCTATAACTAAAAAACTTTATGATACACTTTATGGAATCCAATTTGGAGATGTAGAAGCTCCACGGGGATGGATTGTAGAAGTTAAATAA
- a CDS encoding biotin transporter BioY codes for MAKKLEIRDMVYSALFATIIAVSSYITIPLPISPVPITAQGLAVMLAGCVLTPVQAALSMVTFLFMGAIGIPVFSGGTSGIGVILGKTGGYLIGYLIGVIIISLLVRKNKSLVSMLIACFIGGIVVVHILGSAWLGQVTSIGIKKAFLLGSAPFIPGDIIKAVVAVLIGKKLSKSIKKPTL; via the coding sequence ATGGCAAAAAAATTAGAAATAAGAGATATGGTATATTCAGCATTATTTGCAACTATTATAGCAGTTTCAAGTTATATTACTATTCCGTTACCCATAAGTCCAGTACCTATAACAGCTCAAGGTCTAGCAGTTATGCTAGCAGGATGTGTTTTAACACCAGTTCAAGCAGCCCTTAGTATGGTAACTTTTTTGTTCATGGGAGCTATAGGTATTCCAGTTTTTTCTGGAGGAACATCAGGAATTGGGGTTATCTTAGGAAAAACAGGAGGATATTTAATTGGATATTTAATTGGAGTTATTATAATAAGTCTTTTAGTACGTAAAAATAAATCTTTAGTTAGTATGCTAATAGCTTGTTTTATCGGAGGAATTGTAGTGGTACATATTTTAGGTTCTGCGTGGCTTGGACAAGTTACTTCCATAGGAATAAAAAAAGCTTTCTTATTAGGATCAGCTCCCTTTATACCTGGAGATATAATAAAGGCCGTAGTAGCAGTCCTAATTGGAAAAAAATTAAGTAAAAGCATCAAAAAACCTACATTATAG
- a CDS encoding GNAT family N-acetyltransferase — MGKVKQAKYNINGKTIIIRHAEVQDAEQLINVIKKVNQETDFLLKDPEEGCLTIKEEKEFIQSQIDSQVDLLIVPEIDGKIVGVCSLNGNTNKKIRHSAQFGLAVEKEHCGMGIGKNLMKSGIEWAKENGIFRITLEVDINNYRAINLYLKLGFEIEGTLRNDKMLSDGSYTSGYAMALLL, encoded by the coding sequence TTGGGTAAAGTAAAACAAGCTAAATATAATATCAATGGGAAGACAATTATTATAAGACATGCAGAAGTTCAAGACGCTGAGCAATTGATTAATGTTATTAAAAAAGTAAATCAAGAAACAGATTTTTTGCTGAAGGATCCAGAGGAAGGTTGCTTAACTATTAAAGAAGAGAAAGAATTTATTCAAAGTCAAATAGATTCACAAGTAGATTTATTAATTGTACCAGAAATTGATGGGAAAATAGTTGGAGTATGCAGCTTGAATGGGAATACCAACAAAAAAATAAGACATTCTGCTCAATTTGGATTAGCAGTTGAGAAAGAACATTGTGGAATGGGAATAGGTAAAAATTTAATGAAATCAGGAATTGAATGGGCAAAAGAAAATGGCATATTTCGAATTACACTTGAAGTTGATATAAATAATTACAGAGCAATAAACTTATATCTAAAATTAGGTTTTGAAATAGAAGGTACATTAAGAAATGACAAGATGCTATCAGATGGTTCTTATACAAGTGGTTATGCAATGGCATTGCTACTATAA
- a CDS encoding (Fe-S)-binding protein: protein MTKTYFNPGCALSIYKPEVENKILKFLNENYGEVTLHKICCHHDPQIEAGSLIINVCAGCDRRFRSLYKGISTISLWEVLDGLDGFQYPDYKGLKLSIQDACPVREKPQVHKAVRNLLKKMNIDVVETKFFGRNSICCGNDLYPKIPIEKVHQKMKERADSMPCNEVCVYCVSCIKSMYIGGKTPRYLIDLLIGQTTDPQIYDTVQWHEQLQDYIDKH, encoded by the coding sequence ATGACGAAAACGTATTTTAATCCAGGCTGTGCTTTAAGTATATATAAGCCTGAAGTAGAAAATAAAATTTTAAAGTTTTTGAATGAAAACTACGGCGAGGTTACATTGCACAAAATATGTTGTCATCATGACCCCCAGATTGAAGCAGGCTCATTGATTATCAATGTATGTGCTGGCTGCGATAGGCGTTTCAGAAGCTTATACAAGGGCATATCAACAATTTCTTTATGGGAAGTACTTGATGGATTGGATGGATTTCAATATCCTGACTATAAAGGTTTGAAGTTATCCATACAGGATGCCTGTCCTGTACGTGAAAAGCCACAGGTGCATAAGGCTGTGCGTAATTTGCTTAAAAAGATGAACATTGATGTTGTAGAAACAAAGTTTTTCGGCAGGAATTCAATATGCTGCGGAAATGATCTTTATCCTAAGATCCCGATTGAAAAGGTTCACCAAAAAATGAAGGAACGGGCAGACTCAATGCCTTGCAACGAGGTTTGTGTATATTGTGTTTCCTGTATCAAATCAATGTATATTGGTGGCAAAACACCTAGATATTTGATTGATCTTTTAATAGGGCAAACAACTGACCCACAGATATACGATACAGTGCAGTGGCATGAACAACTGCAAGACTACATTGATAAGCATTAA
- a CDS encoding helix-turn-helix transcriptional regulator: MKNKLEEIRKARDIKQEELADVLEVSRQTISSLENGRYNPSIILAFKIARYFDMNIEDIFIYEED; this comes from the coding sequence GTGAAAAATAAGTTGGAGGAAATAAGAAAAGCACGAGATATTAAGCAGGAAGAACTAGCAGATGTTTTAGAAGTATCTCGTCAAACTATTAGTTCATTAGAAAATGGAAGATATAATCCGTCTATTATATTAGCATTCAAAATTGCGCGATATTTTGATATGAATATTGAAGATATATTTATTTATGAGGAGGATTAA
- a CDS encoding HAMP domain-containing histidine kinase — protein sequence MNNKISVKMVVAFSLIVFFIVTLAFGISGLVMVFLSRFNVFTQPNPLILLGWLGIISIIVSTVIAQIIGKKVLSPISDLNKATKEVAKGNFNTRLSESSWTDEIREMAHSFNIMTHELGNIETLRDDFISNVSHEFKTPISAIEGYATLLQDDELSDEEGREYIHKILISTKRLSSLSGNILQITELANQKILPLEQKYYLDEQIRQTILLFEYEWTKKNIILDINLDNIIYIGSKELLAQVWQNILGNAIKFSHQNGTIQITLTQTNDEVLIKIKDNGIGMSEEVKDRVFEKFYQGDNSHYSEGNGLGLALVKRIIDICEGTIEISSHEGVGTDFIVKLSK from the coding sequence ATGAATAATAAAATATCCGTTAAAATGGTAGTTGCTTTTTCTTTAATAGTTTTTTTTATTGTTACTTTGGCCTTTGGTATTAGTGGCTTAGTCATGGTATTTCTTTCTCGTTTTAATGTATTTACCCAACCTAATCCTTTAATTTTATTAGGATGGTTAGGTATTATCAGCATAATAGTAAGCACAGTAATTGCTCAAATTATAGGGAAAAAGGTACTATCTCCAATTTCTGATCTTAACAAAGCAACTAAAGAAGTTGCTAAGGGAAATTTTAATACTAGACTTTCAGAAAGTAGCTGGACAGATGAAATAAGAGAAATGGCACATAGCTTTAATATAATGACTCATGAACTAGGAAATATTGAAACCTTAAGAGATGATTTCATTAGCAATGTTTCTCATGAATTTAAGACTCCTATTTCAGCTATTGAAGGCTATGCTACATTGCTGCAAGATGATGAATTGTCTGATGAAGAAGGTAGAGAATATATTCATAAAATACTTATAAGTACAAAAAGATTATCTTCTCTTTCAGGGAATATTTTGCAAATAACAGAACTTGCAAATCAAAAGATTTTACCTTTAGAACAAAAATATTATTTAGATGAACAAATCAGACAAACTATTTTATTATTTGAATATGAGTGGACAAAAAAAAATATAATTTTAGATATTAATCTAGACAATATTATTTATATTGGAAGTAAAGAGTTGTTAGCTCAAGTATGGCAAAATATTTTAGGGAATGCCATTAAATTTTCCCACCAGAATGGAACAATACAGATAACATTAACACAAACAAATGATGAAGTTTTAATTAAAATAAAGGATAATGGTATAGGCATGTCTGAAGAGGTTAAGGACCGGGTGTTTGAAAAGTTTTATCAGGGAGATAATTCACATTATTCAGAGGGAAATGGATTAGGTTTGGCACTTGTGAAAAGAATTATAGATATATGTGAAGGAACCATAGAAATCTCAAGCCATGAAGGCGTAGGTACAGACTTTATTGTTAAACTTTCTAAGTAG
- the tnpA gene encoding IS200/IS605 family transposase, giving the protein MNDIHSLSHSKWCCKYHVVFAPKYRRKAFYGTRRFEIGAILRNLCEWKGVNILEAEVCIDHVHMLLEIPPKMSVSGFMGFLKGKSSQMIYEKWGNARFKYRNRSFWCRGYYVDTVGENTKKIKEYIANQLKEDQVSEQLAFDMDDPFKGN; this is encoded by the coding sequence GTGAATGATATACATAGTTTATCACACAGCAAATGGTGTTGCAAATATCATGTAGTATTTGCGCCGAAGTATAGGAGAAAAGCATTTTATGGAACAAGAAGATTTGAGATAGGAGCAATTTTAAGAAATTTATGTGAATGGAAAGGAGTAAATATTTTAGAAGCAGAAGTTTGTATTGATCATGTACACATGCTGTTAGAAATACCACCTAAGATGTCAGTATCAGGATTCATGGGTTTTCTAAAAGGGAAAAGTAGTCAGATGATATATGAAAAATGGGGAAATGCAAGATTTAAGTATAGAAATAGGAGCTTTTGGTGTAGGGGATATTATGTAGATACGGTAGGGGAAAATACAAAAAAGATAAAAGAATATATAGCAAACCAATTAAAAGAAGATCAAGTAAGTGAACAGTTAGCATTTGATATGGACGACCCTTTTAAGGGTAACTAA
- a CDS encoding DUF2178 domain-containing protein, with protein MKGRRLIFSVNSIVGIILILLGIFVFKDSQQDTIKKLCFAVGSICTTLGIGSLIHEWIVSITEYDDIKKIKDIELKDERNTQIREKSAYRVCRIMSHLFCAYTLFLIFMKADLIFIIPSVGLVMVQLILIIYYSNYYSKIM; from the coding sequence ATGAAGGGCAGAAGATTAATATTTAGTGTGAATAGTATAGTAGGAATTATTCTGATATTATTAGGAATTTTTGTATTTAAAGATTCTCAACAAGATACAATTAAGAAACTGTGTTTTGCTGTTGGTAGTATATGTACTACATTGGGAATAGGTTCATTAATTCATGAATGGATAGTCTCTATAACAGAATATGATGATATAAAAAAGATAAAAGATATTGAATTAAAAGACGAACGTAATACTCAAATCAGGGAAAAGTCTGCATATAGGGTATGTAGAATTATGAGCCATTTGTTTTGTGCTTATACACTTTTTTTGATTTTTATGAAAGCTGATTTGATTTTTATTATCCCTTCAGTAGGTTTAGTTATGGTTCAGTTAATTTTAATAATTTATTATTCTAATTATTATTCAAAAATAATGTAA
- a CDS encoding ABC transporter ATP-binding protein/permease: MLQIKDLKKVYTTGEFEQTALDGVSIDFRQSEFVAILGPSGSGKTTLLNMLGGLDQYDSGNMIINGLSTKKFGESDWDTYRNNSVGFIFQSYNLIPHLSIVDNVEMGMTLSGVPKSEKRQKATYVLEKVGLGNHIHKKPNQLSGGQMQRVAIARALANDPEIILADEPTGALDTQTSEQIMDLIKEIAKDKLVIMVTHNPELAEEYADRIVSFSDGKIVSDTNPFVSENNSNDYKPKKTSMNFLTALKLSGNNIVTKKWRTALTAFASSIGIIGVALVLSLSNGFNKQINEFEKDSLSNYPISIEQNSMSLGMSPSSKSKDKEKTEFPNKSMIYPYDSSKNAAVHANAISTEYVDYIKKIDSSLINGISYTRNVNMNILKKQDGKVVSMNTSAAAFSTYPSKGDSFETDYLKSYYDVLAGSYPKNEKELVLVVDKYNQVDTNILEALGFSADSKNINFDSMIGTEYKLIYNDDYYTQSGKYFTVNGDTTNLENLYNNKNAVILKISGIIRIKEDANVSNLSTGIVYSDQLAQDFIENAKNSKIVLAQKEAKYNVMNGNLLTKKTSTTTAAVHPAPNMTANITSNVETKDDILASLGATSSPTSISIYPVNFEAKDNITTYLDDWNKELKKEDQIVYTDMASMITSLTGNIMDGITIVLVAFAGISLVVSMIMIGIIIYISVLERTKEIGVLRALGARKKDITRVFNAETFIIGFCSGGLGIAITYLLTIPVNSILYKFTDLNNVAQLNPLHAIALVITSIVLTMIGGAIPSKMAAKKDPVIALRSE; encoded by the coding sequence ATGTTACAAATAAAAGATTTAAAAAAAGTTTATACAACAGGAGAATTTGAACAAACTGCGCTTGATGGTGTTAGTATTGACTTTAGACAAAGTGAATTTGTTGCTATTTTAGGTCCAAGCGGTTCAGGTAAAACAACTTTATTAAATATGCTTGGAGGCTTAGACCAATATGATTCAGGAAATATGATTATTAATGGCTTATCCACCAAAAAATTTGGTGAATCTGATTGGGATACATATCGTAATAATAGTGTAGGATTTATCTTTCAAAGTTATAATCTTATCCCACATTTAAGTATTGTAGATAATGTAGAAATGGGTATGACCCTATCTGGGGTACCAAAATCAGAAAAAAGACAAAAGGCCACTTACGTCTTAGAGAAAGTTGGTTTAGGTAACCATATACATAAAAAGCCTAATCAATTATCTGGAGGACAAATGCAACGTGTTGCCATTGCTCGTGCATTAGCAAATGATCCTGAAATTATCCTTGCTGATGAACCAACAGGGGCTCTAGATACTCAAACAAGCGAACAAATAATGGATTTAATTAAAGAAATCGCAAAAGATAAACTTGTGATTATGGTAACTCATAATCCTGAATTAGCAGAAGAATATGCTGATAGAATTGTAAGTTTTTCCGATGGTAAAATTGTTTCTGATACCAATCCATTTGTATCAGAAAATAACTCAAACGATTATAAACCTAAAAAAACAAGTATGAATTTCCTTACAGCACTTAAGCTATCAGGAAATAATATTGTTACTAAAAAATGGCGAACAGCACTTACTGCCTTTGCATCCAGTATAGGAATTATTGGTGTTGCCCTTGTTTTATCTCTATCAAATGGATTTAATAAACAAATAAATGAATTTGAAAAAGACTCTCTTTCCAACTATCCAATAAGTATTGAGCAGAATTCAATGTCCCTTGGAATGTCTCCATCCTCCAAATCCAAGGACAAGGAAAAAACTGAATTTCCTAATAAATCAATGATTTATCCATATGATTCAAGTAAAAATGCTGCTGTTCATGCTAATGCGATTTCAACTGAATATGTAGATTACATCAAAAAAATAGATTCTAGTTTAATTAATGGAATTTCTTACACAAGAAATGTAAATATGAATATATTGAAAAAGCAAGATGGCAAAGTAGTAAGCATGAATACTTCAGCTGCTGCATTCTCTACATATCCTTCAAAAGGTGATAGTTTTGAAACAGATTATTTAAAATCATACTATGATGTATTAGCAGGTAGTTATCCAAAAAATGAAAAAGAATTAGTTTTAGTTGTTGATAAATATAATCAAGTTGATACTAATATCCTTGAAGCATTAGGTTTTAGTGCAGATTCTAAAAATATAAATTTTGATTCTATGATAGGAACAGAATATAAATTAATATATAATGACGATTATTATACTCAATCCGGTAAGTATTTTACAGTTAATGGAGATACTACAAACTTAGAAAATCTTTATAACAATAAAAATGCAGTTATATTAAAAATTAGCGGTATCATTCGTATAAAGGAAGATGCTAATGTGTCTAATTTATCCACAGGTATAGTTTATTCAGACCAGTTAGCCCAAGACTTTATAGAGAATGCTAAAAACTCTAAAATTGTTCTTGCACAAAAAGAAGCAAAATATAATGTTATGAATGGTAACCTTCTAACAAAAAAGACTAGCACAACAACTGCAGCAGTCCATCCAGCACCTAATATGACAGCCAACATTACATCTAATGTTGAAACTAAAGATGATATACTTGCATCTTTAGGTGCTACCTCTTCTCCAACATCTATTTCAATTTATCCTGTCAATTTCGAGGCAAAAGATAATATTACTACTTATCTTGATGATTGGAATAAAGAACTAAAGAAAGAGGACCAAATTGTCTACACTGATATGGCATCTATGATTACTAGTTTGACTGGAAATATTATGGATGGTATTACCATTGTTTTAGTAGCTTTCGCTGGAATTTCTTTAGTTGTTTCTATGATTATGATAGGTATTATTATCTATATCTCTGTACTTGAAAGAACCAAAGAGATAGGAGTTTTACGTGCTTTAGGAGCAAGAAAAAAAGATATAACTCGAGTATTTAATGCTGAAACCTTCATCATCGGATTTTGTTCAGGTGGGTTAGGCATTGCCATCACATATTTATTAACTATTCCAGTAAATTCAATTTTATATAAATTTACTGATTTGAATAATGTTGCTCAATTAAATCCATTGCATGCAATTGCATTGGTTATAACTAGTATTGTTCTTACAATGATAGGTGGTGCAATACCATCAAAAATGGCAGCTAAAAAAGATCCTGTTATTGCTCTTAGAAGTGAGTAA